CCTCGCTGCGGGCAGGGGCAGGGGCGGGTGTGGGGGTGGGGGCCGCGGCTTCGGGTCCGGCCCTGGCCTCGGCTCCGGGGGGTGCCCGCTCTGCTGCCGGCCCGCCTGCGCCGCCCCCTTCCGGGCCGTCCTCGCCGACGCCGCTTCTCCCCGCCCCGGCCCAGCGCCCAGCCGCGTCGTCGCCCGCCGGGCTGCGGTCTGAGCCGTCCCCGGCTGCCTCATCCTCGCCCGCGCTGTCCCCGCGCGCCTCGTCGTCGCCTGTCCCGGCCCAGCGTTCCGCCGAGCCTGTGCCCGCCGGGCTGCGGCTCGGTTCCGCCGAGCCTGCGCCCGCCGGGCTGCGGCTCGGTTCCGCCGAGCCTGTGCCCGCCGGGCTGCGGCTCGCGCCGGTCCCGCCTGTCCCACCCTCGCCCGCGCCGCCCCTGCCTGGACTGTCCTCCCCGCAGGCCGCCCGCCCGGCCACCGCACCCGCCCCCACGGGCAGCGCCCTGACCACGGGCAGCGCCCTGACCACGGGCGGCGGCCGGACTACCGGCATCGACCCCTCCACCGCCATCGACCTGGTGGAGCGGCTGACCGGCCGCCACCTCGCCGTCGGACGTGGGGACCGTACCGCCTACCTCGACCCCGACCTCGGCGCCGTCTCCTACCGGGCCCTGCACGAAGCCGCTCGCGGCTACGCCGGGGCCCTGCGCGCCCACGGCGTCGCCCCCGGCGCCCGCGCGCTCGTCGTCGCCGAGGACTCCGCTGCCACCGTCGCCGCCGTCCTCGGCCTCTGGTGGCACGGCTGCGTGCCCGTCCCGGTCAGCCCCATGCTCGGCGAGGCCGGCCTCGCCCTCGTCGCCACCGACTGCGCGGCCGAGGTCATCCACCTCGACACCGCGCCCGCCGAGCCGCCCGCCGGGACCGTGCTGCTCACGGGAGACGCCGTACGCACCGGTATCCGCATCGGCCACCCCAACGCGGCGAACCGCCCCGACCTCGCCCGGCCCTCCACCGGCCACCTCCCCGGCCGGACCGCCCTGATCCAGTACACCTCCGGCAGCACCGGCCGGCCCAAGGGTGTCCGGCACGCCACCTCCGCGATCACCGCCATGCTGGACGGCTTCGGCGGCCTGCTCGCCCTGCGCGCCGACGACACCGTGCTCTCCACCGCCCGGATGTCCTTCGGCTACGGCTTCGGCAGCTCCGTCCTCTGCGCCCTCGACGCCGGGGCCACCACCGCACTGATCCGCGGTGCCGTCGACCCGCACACCGTCCGGGCCGCGCTGCGCCGCCACCGCCCCACCGTGCTCTGCTCCGTACCCCGCCTCTACGCGGCCCTGCTGGACACCCTCCGGCCCGGGGACGACGCGGTGGCCGCGCTGCGCCTGTGCCTCACCGCCGGTGAGAACTGCCCGGCCGACCTCAACCGCCGTATCCAGGACGTCTTCGGCGCCCCCGTGATGAACTGCCTCGGCGCCACCGAGGTCATGCACGTGGTCGTCGCCACCCCGCCGGACCGCCCGATGCCCGGACGGGCCGGACTGGCCGTCCCCGGCGCCACCGCCACCGTCCGCGACGAGCACGGCCGCCACGTGCCCGACGGCACCGAAGGCCGTCTGCACATCGCCGGACCGACCGTCGCACTCGGCTACCTCGACCGCCCCGACGCCGACCGGATCACCTTCGCCGACGGCGGTGCCTACACCGGCGACCTGGTCCGCCGTGAGGCCGACGGCACCCTGACCCATCTCTGCCGGGCCGACGACCTCCTCAACCTCGGCGGCTACAAGGTGCCGCCCGCCGAGATCGAGGCGGTGCTCCGTACCGTCGCCGGCATCCGCGACTGCGCCGTCGTCGGCGGCCTCGACGCCGACGGCCTGGAGTGCGCCGTCGCCTTCGTCGTTCCGGAGACCGGGGCCGACGAGGAAACGATTCGCCGCGCCCTCCGGGCAGCGGTCCGCGCCGGCCTCGCCCTCT
This DNA window, taken from Streptomyces griseus subsp. griseus, encodes the following:
- a CDS encoding AMP-binding protein, giving the protein MSPERISDAVERLRHIVASVLELDLAEVGAEASFHRDLKMDSLEKVEFAARVEWAFGVALSDEEASAIDSALAAAVLLDARSSLRAGAGAGVGVGAAASGPALASAPGGARSAAGPPAPPPSGPSSPTPLLPAPAQRPAASSPAGLRSEPSPAASSSPALSPRASSSPVPAQRSAEPVPAGLRLGSAEPAPAGLRLGSAEPVPAGLRLAPVPPVPPSPAPPLPGLSSPQAARPATAPAPTGSALTTGSALTTGGGRTTGIDPSTAIDLVERLTGRHLAVGRGDRTAYLDPDLGAVSYRALHEAARGYAGALRAHGVAPGARALVVAEDSAATVAAVLGLWWHGCVPVPVSPMLGEAGLALVATDCAAEVIHLDTAPAEPPAGTVLLTGDAVRTGIRIGHPNAANRPDLARPSTGHLPGRTALIQYTSGSTGRPKGVRHATSAITAMLDGFGGLLALRADDTVLSTARMSFGYGFGSSVLCALDAGATTALIRGAVDPHTVRAALRRHRPTVLCSVPRLYAALLDTLRPGDDAVAALRLCLTAGENCPADLNRRIQDVFGAPVMNCLGATEVMHVVVATPPDRPMPGRAGLAVPGATATVRDEHGRHVPDGTEGRLHIAGPTVALGYLDRPDADRITFADGGAYTGDLVRREADGTLTHLCRADDLLNLGGYKVPPAEIEAVLRTVAGIRDCAVVGGLDADGLECAVAFVVPETGADEETIRRALRAAVRAGLALYKRPARVEFVSTLPATATGKVAAYRLREQAS